A stretch of Dendropsophus ebraccatus isolate aDenEbr1 unplaced genomic scaffold, aDenEbr1.pat pat_scaffold_1406_ctg1, whole genome shotgun sequence DNA encodes these proteins:
- the LOC138775209 gene encoding uncharacterized protein, translating into MIKLWNEAWKPSSFMLDFCLEEINAIEQVFPDAEIFLCDFHREKAWTEWLNKKDHGVHKRKKEILALMRNVALTTNKEEHERALKTLTSSPIWKQSKMLRQWFSQKWLSDIKKWAHIYRKGTQVIIINTNNGLERQHETLKYSYLDGYKNCTLSEMIGVLHHRFFPDTFKKYMEKNLRSCGHYRKYAVSVPLFLRNRPQEFIKHTMQRYFSSLDETHVLEKDEQNGVFKVKSESEKDLIYTVTLGGEMPACECKDWQRYLMPCKHMCAIFRLTEYKWEKLNPTYSLNPLFLLDSECFKNILELDLGTDFELLDTSKCPSLYALSNTLIKSLPPRRRKNRNILIRVCSQYLKQLQDLVFVSDEEYLTELSVTLKDLVAKSWEKAPKDHGLMLQDITPKIVVQTIKDLPQRQYGKSKQPDLRRFGLQADKMKEDVWETLPDSDEAEVFTTEITQSIWVTVSKFRLSMKDREVITKNEWLDDHLINACQFLLSKRRDEVSGFIDSAVMSHTEVPLLDCNEIIQIHHVGAHWLVSHRLRKDVTIYDSMAVTTFSDSLKKQIIKLYKPLFDGENEVLKVKSICCQKQKGASDCGLFAIANALALLEGINLKKIQFIQADMRPHLVSCLEKGQLVMFPYVTRGSRKIYIQQIILTTLCTCHIYQHGEPMVECSKCKCWYHFSCVSLDKDDKRVKTKRKFYCDLCTK; encoded by the exons ATGATAAAACTGTGGAATGAAGCTTGGAAACCATCATCCTTTATGCTTGACTTTTGCCTTGAGGAAATAAATGCAATTGAACAAGTATTTCCAG ATGCAGAAATTTTTCTCTGTGACTTTCACCGTGAAAAAGCCTGGACAGAGTGGCTTAATAAAAAAGATCATGGAGTTCATAAGCGTAAAAAAGAAATTCTTGCACTTATGCGGAATGTAGCCTTGACAACCAACAAAGAGGAACATGAGAGAGCCTTGAAAACGTTAACAAGCTCTCCAATCTGGAAGCAGTCCAAAATGTTGAGGCAGTGGTTTTCTCAAAAATGGTTATCAGAtataaag AAATGGGCTCACATTTACCGAAAAGGAACCCAAGTAATCATTATAAACACAAATAATGGTTTGGAACGCCAACATGAAACTCTAAAGTACTCCTATTTGGATGGCTACAAAAACTGCACATTAAGCGAAATGATTGGGGTCCTTCACCACAGATTCTTTCCAGATACCTTCAAAAA GTATATGGAAAAGAATTTGAGAAGCTGTGGACATTATCGGAAATATGCAGTAAGTGTGCCACTGTTCTTGAGAAACCGTCCTCAGGAATTTATTAAACACACAATGCAACGCTACTTCTCTAGCTTGGATGAGACACACGTTTTGGAGAAAGATGAGCAGAATGGGGTTTTTAAAGTAAAAAGTGAATCTGAAAAAGACCTGATTTATACAGTTACATTGGGTGGTGAGATGCCAGCCTGCGAATGCAAGGACTGGCAGAGGTACCTGATGCCTTGCAAACACATGTGTGCCATTTTTCGACTCACTGAATACAAGTGGGAAAAATTGAACCCTACTTACAGCCTAAACCCACTCTTCCTCCTTGACTCGGAGTGCTTTAAAAACATTCTAGAACTAGATCTTGGAACAGACTTTGAGCTGCTGGACACTAGTAAATGTCCAAGTTTATATGCACTTTCTAATACATTAATAAAGAGCTTGCCTCCCCGTCGAAGAAAGAATCGAAATATTTTAATAAGGGTCTGCAGTCAGTATCTGAAACAGCTGCAGGATTTGGTCTTTGTTTCAGATGAGGAATATCTAACGGAGTTATCTGTTACTTTGAAAGACCTGGTTGCAAAATCATGGGAGAAGGCACCCAAGGATCATGGATTAATGCTGCAAGACATTACCCCAAAAATTGTAGTTCAGACAATTAAGGATCTACCACAAAGACAGTATGGTAAATCCAAGCAGCCAGACTTGAGGAGATTTGGTTTGCAGGCCGATAAAATGAAAGAGGATGTGTGGGAAACTCTGCCTGATTCAGATGAGGCAGAGGTGTTTACCACAGAAATAACACAATCAATTTGGGTTACTGTGAGCAAGTTTCGTTTGAGTATGAAAGATAGGGAGGTAATAACAAAAAATGAATGGTTAGATGACCATTTAATAAATGCATGCCAGTTTTTGCTCTCCAAAAGGAGAGATGAGGTCTCTGGTTTCATTGACTCAGCTGTAATGTCCCACACAGAGGTACCATTGTTGGACTGTAATGAAATCATACAGATCCATCATGTTGGCGCTCACTGGCTGGTCTCTCATAGATTGAGAAAAGACGTCACAATCTATGATTCAATGGCAGTAACCACCTTTTCCGACAGTTTGAAAAAACAAATAATCAAACTGTATAAACCTTTATTTGATGGGGAGAACGAAGTTCTAAAAGTGAAGAGCATTTGCTGTCAGAAGCAAAAGGGTGCCAGTGATTGTGGACTCTTTGCGATAGCAAATGCCCTTGCCTTATTGGAAGGGATCAATTTGAAGAAGATACAGTTTATTCAGGCAGATATGCGCCCTCACTTAGTGTCCTGTCTAGAGAAGGGGCAACTTGTTATGTTCCCTTATGTGACCAGAGGaagcagaaaaatatatatacaacaaATAATACTGACAACATTGTGCACATGTCACATTTACCAACACGGAGAGCCCATGGTGGAATGTTCAAAATGCAAGTGTTGGTACCACTTCTCATGTGTCAGCCTTGATAAGGATGACAAAAGGGTAAAGACAAAGAGAAAATTTTATTGCGATCTCTGCACTAAGTAA